The Pangasianodon hypophthalmus isolate fPanHyp1 chromosome 5, fPanHyp1.pri, whole genome shotgun sequence genome includes a window with the following:
- the ubxn4 gene encoding UBX domain-containing protein 4 isoform X2: MRWFEGSIPAAIATSKQHGSVFVVVIAGDDEQSKQMLSSWEDEHVAELTNNCFVAIKVDAKSETCVQFSQIYPVVCIPSSFFIGDNGIPLEIIAGGVSAEELTNRISKVKEVHAQQTAAPAQPNPETSVQAESPSPSESHPVNSDTVTGNPSTAAASKESLSMPMEEAGASGQVTPGDDTSQSSEDTSQASQAEEPLDAKVERLTKKLEERREQKRKGEEENEIKKEIERRKLGKDMLDFKRKQEEEKTKRMLEERNREKAEEKAARERVKQQIAQDRAERAARYAKTQEEADAARAAALQARQAEQEMKKEAAQRERSTIARIQFRLPDGSSLTNQFPSETKLQEARQFAAQEVGNRFGHFSLATMFPRREFTAEDLEKTLLELELAPSASIVLLPQSGRPANTVVQSSSTGGIWAFLGTILYPLLAVWRFVSSFLFSSPPPEAAAAPRNQPQRPSNSLNANSGEPKRETIRKRVLEKRPEDFKKDGKIYRLRTQEDSEDDNNTWNGNSTQQM; this comes from the exons ATGCGCTGGTTCGAGGGCTCCATCCCGGCAGCCATTGCCACCTCAAAACAGCACGGCTCTGTTTTCGTCGTCGTCATTGCAG GAGACGACGAGCAGTCCAAACAGATGCTGTCCAGCTGGGAGGATGAGCACGTAGCTGAGCTCACCAACAACTGCTTCGTCGCCATTAAAGTGGACGCCAAAAG TGAGACGTGTGTCCAGTTTTCACAGATCT ATCCCGTGGTGTGCATTCCATCCAGCTTCTTCATAGGCGACAATGGAATTCCCCTGGAGATCATCGCTGGTGGCGTCTCTGCAGAGGAGCTGACTAACAGGATAAGCAAAGTCAaggag GTACACGCTCAGCAGACAGCCGCTCCGGCTCAGCCAAACCCGGAGACGTCCGTCCAGGCTGAAAGTCCCTCTCCTTCTGAAAGCCATCCTGTAAACTCAGATACTGTAACAGGAAACCCCTCCACTGCTGCTGCATCTAAAG AATCTCTGTCCATGCCCATGGAAGAAGCAGGGGCTTCAGGTCAGGTGACTCCAGGTGACGATACAAGCCAATCATCAGAAGACACATCACAGGCGTCTCAGGCAGAGGAGCCCTTGGATGCCAAAGTCGAGAG GTTAACAAAGAAACTggaagaaagaagagaacaGAAACGGAAGGGAGAAGAGGAG AatgagataaagaaagagatcGAGCGGCGGAAGCTTGGCAAGGACATGCTGGACTTCAAGCGgaagcaggaggaggagaaaacGAAGCGCATGCTggaggagagaaacagagagaaggcTGAAGAGAAGGCGGCCAGAGAGAGGGTCAAACAGCAGATCGCTCAG GACCGTGCAGAGCGGGCAGCCCGCTACGCTAAAACCCAGGAGGAAGCCGACGCAGCCAGAGCGGCAGCGCTACAAGCCAGACAGGCCGAGCAGGAGATGAAGAAAGAggctgcacagagagagagaag TACGATTGCCAGGATACAGTTCCGCCTCCCTGACGGTTcctctctgaccaatcagtttcCCTCAGAGACGAAGCTGCAGGAGGCCAGGCAGTTTGCAGCTCAG GAGGTGGGCAACAGGTTCGGGCACTTCTCTCTGGCCACCATGTTTCCCAGGCGTGAGTTCACAGCTGAAGATCTGGAGAAGACTTTGCTGGAGCTCGAGCTTGCACCCAGTGCCTCCATTGTCCTGCTGCCG CAGTCAGGAAGGCCCGCTAACACCGTAGTCCAGTCCTCTAGCACAGGTGGCATCTGGGCTTTTCTGGGCACCATCCTGTACCCTCTCCTGGCAGTTTGGAGGTTCGTGAGCAGCTTCCTCTTCAGCAGCCCTCCTCCTGAAGCCGCAGCAGCTCCCCGTAACCAGCCACAGCGCCCTTCAAACTCCTTAAACGCTAACTCTGGAGAACCAAAGAG AGAAACAATCCGCAAGCGGGTCCTAGAGAAGCGACCGGAAGACTTTAAAAAAGACGGGAAAATCTACCGGCTAAGGACCCAAGAGGACAGCGAAGACGACAACAACACGTGGAACGGCAACTCCACCCAGCAAATGTAG
- the ubxn4 gene encoding UBX domain-containing protein 4 isoform X1, producing the protein MRWFEGSIPAAIATSKQHGSVFVVVIAGDDEQSKQMLSSWEDEHVAELTNNCFVAIKVDAKSETCVQFSQIYPVVCIPSSFFIGDNGIPLEIIAGGVSAEELTNRISKVKEVHAQQTAAPAQPNPETSVQAESPSPSESHPVNSDTVTGNPSTAAASKESLSMPMEEAGASGQVTPGDDTSQSSEDTSQASQAEEPLDAKVERLTKKLEERREQKRKGEEENEIKKEIERRKLGKDMLDFKRKQEEEKTKRMLEERNREKAEEKAARERVKQQIAQDRAERAARYAKTQEEADAARAAALQARQAEQEMKKEAAQRERSTIARIQFRLPDGSSLTNQFPSETKLQEARQFAAQEVGNRFGHFSLATMFPRREFTAEDLEKTLLELELAPSASIVLLPSGRPANTVVQSSSTGGIWAFLGTILYPLLAVWRFVSSFLFSSPPPEAAAAPRNQPQRPSNSLNANSGEPKRETIRKRVLEKRPEDFKKDGKIYRLRTQEDSEDDNNTWNGNSTQQM; encoded by the exons ATGCGCTGGTTCGAGGGCTCCATCCCGGCAGCCATTGCCACCTCAAAACAGCACGGCTCTGTTTTCGTCGTCGTCATTGCAG GAGACGACGAGCAGTCCAAACAGATGCTGTCCAGCTGGGAGGATGAGCACGTAGCTGAGCTCACCAACAACTGCTTCGTCGCCATTAAAGTGGACGCCAAAAG TGAGACGTGTGTCCAGTTTTCACAGATCT ATCCCGTGGTGTGCATTCCATCCAGCTTCTTCATAGGCGACAATGGAATTCCCCTGGAGATCATCGCTGGTGGCGTCTCTGCAGAGGAGCTGACTAACAGGATAAGCAAAGTCAaggag GTACACGCTCAGCAGACAGCCGCTCCGGCTCAGCCAAACCCGGAGACGTCCGTCCAGGCTGAAAGTCCCTCTCCTTCTGAAAGCCATCCTGTAAACTCAGATACTGTAACAGGAAACCCCTCCACTGCTGCTGCATCTAAAG AATCTCTGTCCATGCCCATGGAAGAAGCAGGGGCTTCAGGTCAGGTGACTCCAGGTGACGATACAAGCCAATCATCAGAAGACACATCACAGGCGTCTCAGGCAGAGGAGCCCTTGGATGCCAAAGTCGAGAG GTTAACAAAGAAACTggaagaaagaagagaacaGAAACGGAAGGGAGAAGAGGAG AatgagataaagaaagagatcGAGCGGCGGAAGCTTGGCAAGGACATGCTGGACTTCAAGCGgaagcaggaggaggagaaaacGAAGCGCATGCTggaggagagaaacagagagaaggcTGAAGAGAAGGCGGCCAGAGAGAGGGTCAAACAGCAGATCGCTCAG GACCGTGCAGAGCGGGCAGCCCGCTACGCTAAAACCCAGGAGGAAGCCGACGCAGCCAGAGCGGCAGCGCTACAAGCCAGACAGGCCGAGCAGGAGATGAAGAAAGAggctgcacagagagagagaag TACGATTGCCAGGATACAGTTCCGCCTCCCTGACGGTTcctctctgaccaatcagtttcCCTCAGAGACGAAGCTGCAGGAGGCCAGGCAGTTTGCAGCTCAG GAGGTGGGCAACAGGTTCGGGCACTTCTCTCTGGCCACCATGTTTCCCAGGCGTGAGTTCACAGCTGAAGATCTGGAGAAGACTTTGCTGGAGCTCGAGCTTGCACCCAGTGCCTCCATTGTCCTGCTGCCG TCAGGAAGGCCCGCTAACACCGTAGTCCAGTCCTCTAGCACAGGTGGCATCTGGGCTTTTCTGGGCACCATCCTGTACCCTCTCCTGGCAGTTTGGAGGTTCGTGAGCAGCTTCCTCTTCAGCAGCCCTCCTCCTGAAGCCGCAGCAGCTCCCCGTAACCAGCCACAGCGCCCTTCAAACTCCTTAAACGCTAACTCTGGAGAACCAAAGAG AGAAACAATCCGCAAGCGGGTCCTAGAGAAGCGACCGGAAGACTTTAAAAAAGACGGGAAAATCTACCGGCTAAGGACCCAAGAGGACAGCGAAGACGACAACAACACGTGGAACGGCAACTCCACCCAGCAAATGTAG